From the Sebastes umbrosus isolate fSebUmb1 chromosome 2, fSebUmb1.pri, whole genome shotgun sequence genome, one window contains:
- the LOC119478320 gene encoding cell surface glycoprotein 1-like → MFGKSSNTMQRPRCCLYCMGDNTQPCDRHKQRPSLKRTWRVANPSAIIRPRTLGSGGKRRRVETLESKEKKDPSDPTCSKSMMDTSTSSPSPQQTLILRIPRDRYEQRPSLKRTWKAANPAAIIRPRSLGPGGKRSRVISLKSNEAEEMMDFSPSSPSPQQTLPLRIPTEAEEKMNTSTSSPSPQQTLPLRIPTEAEEKMNTSTSSPSPQQTLILRIPTEAEEMMDFSPSSPSPQQTLPLSIPTEAEEKMNTSTSSPSPQQTLPLRIPTEAEEKMNTSTSSPSPQQTLPLRIPTEAEEKMNTSTSSPSPQQTLPLRIPTEAEEKMNTSTSSPSPQQTLPLRIPTEAEEKMNTSTSSPSPQQTLPLRIPTEAEEKMNTSTSSPSPQQTLILRIPTEAEEMMDFSPSSPSPQQTLILRIPTEAEEMMDFSPSSPSPQQTLILRIPTEAEEKMNTSTSSPSPQQTLPLRIPTEAEEKMDTSTSSPSPQQTLPLRIPPEAQKMIGTSKSSPSPQQTLPLRIPTEAKEKMDTSTSSPSPQQTLPLRIPPEAQKMIGTSKSSPSPQQTLPLRIPTEAKEKMDTSTSSPSPQQTLPLRIPPEAQKMIGTSKSSPSPQQTLPLRIPTEAEEKKDTSTSISCLSGGIKEKSASFLQTLPLRIPPEAQKMICTSKSSPSPQQTLPLRIPTKAKEKMNTSTSSPSPQQTLPLRIPTEAKEKMDTSTSSPSPQQTLPLRIPPEAQKMMDTSTNRPTPQQTLPLRIPTEAEEEMDTSTSSPSPPQNLPLRIPTEAEEKMDFSSSSPSSQQTLILRIPTEAEEKMDISPSSPSSQHTLILRIPTEAEEKMDFSPSSPSPQKTLPLRIPTEAKEKMDTSTSISCLSGGIKGKSISGKQTLPLRIPPEAQKIMDTSRSSPSPQKTLPLRSPTEAKEKFDTCLHNCGLNCSHNFCLTLAMSKLSLNDKHTLPLRNPPEAQKKMDTSTSSPSP, encoded by the exons ATGTTTGGAAAAAGCTCCAACACCATGCAGAGGCCAAGATGCTGCTTG tATTGCATGGGTGACAATACACAACCATGTGACAGGCACAAACAAAGACCGTCCCTTAAAAGGACATGGAGGGTAGCTAATCCATCCGCTATTATAAG ACCAAGAACCCTCGGTTCAGGCggaaagaggagaagagtgGAAACACTGGAGTCCAAAGAGAAGAAGGATCCCTCGGATCCCACATGCTCTAAGAGCATGATGGATACCTCTACGAGCAGTCCCAGTCCTCAGCAGACCTTGATACTGAGGATTCCACGTGACAGATACGAACAAAGACCTTCCCTTAAAAGGACATGGAAGGCAGCTAATCCAGCCGCTATTATAAG GCCAAGAAGCCTTGGTCCAGGCGGAAAAAGGAGTAGAGTTATTTCACTGAAGTCCAACGAGGCCGAAGAGATGATGGACTTCTCTCCGAGCAGTCCCAGTCCCCAGCAGACCTTGCCACTGAGGATTCCAACTGAGGCCGAAGAGAAGATGAACACCTCTACAAGCAGTCCCAGTCCCCAGCAGACCTTGCCACTGAGGATTCCAACTGAGGCTGAAGAGAAGATGAACACCTCTACAAGCAGTCCCAGTCCTCAGCAGACCTTGATACTGAGGATTCCAACTGAGGCCGAAGAGATGATGGACTTCTCTCCGAGCAGTCCCAGTCCCCAGCAGACCTTGCCGCTGAGTATTCCAACTGAGGCCGAAGAGAAGATGAACACCTCTACAAGCAGTCCCAGTCCCCAGCAGACCTTGCCACTGAGGATTCCAACTGAGGCCGAAGAGAAGATGAACACCTCTACAAGCAGTCCCAGTCCCCAGCAGACCTTGCCACTGAGGATTCCAACTGAGGCCGAAGAGAAGATGAACACTTCTACAAGCAGTCCCAGTCCCCAGCAGACCTTGCCACTGAGGATTCCAACTGAGGCCGAAGAGAAGATGAACACCTCTACAAGCAGTCCCAGTCCCCAGCAGACCTTGCCACTGAGGATTCCAACTGAGGCCGAAGAGAAGATGAACACCTCTACAAGCAGTCCCAGTCCCCAGCAGACCTTGCCACTGAGGATTCCAACTGAGGCCGAAGAGAAGATGAACACCTCTACAAGCAGTCCCAGTCCCCAGCAGACCTTGATACTGAGGATTCCAACTGAGGCCGAAGAGATGATGGACTTCTCTCCGAGCAGTCCCAGTCCTCAGCAGACCTTGATACTGAGGATTCCAACTGAGGCCGAAGAGATGATGGACTTCTCTCCGAGCAGTCCCAGTCCTCAGCAGACCTTGATACTGAGGATTCCAACTGAGGCCGAAGAGAAGATGAACACCTCTACAAGCAGTCCCAGTCCCCAGCAGACCTTGCCACTGAGGATTCCAACTGAGGCCGAAGAGAAGATGGATACCTCCACAAGCAGTCCCAGTCCTCAGCAGACCTTGCCACTGAGGATTCCACCTGAGGCCCAAAAGATGATTGGTACCTCCAAGAGCAGTCCAAGTCCTCAGCAGACCTTGCCATTGAGGATTCCAACTGAGGCCAAAGAGAAGATGGACACCTCTACAAGCAGTCCCAGTCCCCAGCAGACCTTGCCACTGAGGATTCCACCTGAGGCCCAAAAGATGATTGGTACCTCCAAGAGCAGTCCAAGTCCTCAGCAGACCTTGCCATTGAGGATTCCAACTGAGGCCAAAGAGAAGATGGACACCTCTACAAGCAGTCCCAGTCCCCAGCAGACCTTGCCACTGAGGATTCCACCTGAGGCCCAAAAGATGATTGGTACCTCCAAGAGCAGTCCAAGTCCTCAGCAGACCTTGCCACTGAGGATTCCAACTGAGGCCGAAGAGAAGAAGGACACCTCTACAAGTATCTCTTGTCTTTCCGGGGGCATTAAAGAGAAATCCGCCAGCTTCTTGCAGACCTTGCCACTGAGGATTCCACCTGAGGCCCAAAAGATGATTTGTACCTCTAAGAGCAGTCCAAGTCCTCAGCAGACCTTGCCACTGAGGATTCCAACTAAGGCCAAAGAGAAGATGAACACCTCTACAAGCAGTCCCAGTCCCCAGCAGACCTTGCCACTGAGGATTCCAACTGAGGCCAAAGAGAAGATGGACACCTCTACAAGCAGTCCCAGTCCCCAGCAGACCTTGCCACTGAGGATTCCACCTGAGGCCCAAAAGATGATGGATACCTCCACGAACAGGCCCACTCCTCAGCAGACCTTGCCACTGAGGATTCCAACTGAGGCCGAAGAGGAGATGGATACCTCCACGAGCAGTCCCAGTCCTCCGCAGAACTTGCCACTGAGGATTCCAACTGAGGCCGAAGAGAAGATGGACTTCTCTTCGAGCAGTCCCAGTTCCCAACAGACCTTGATACTGAGGATTCCAACTGAGGCCGAAGAGAAGATGGACATCTCTCCGAGCAGTCCCAGTTCCCAGCACACCTTGATACTGAGGATTCCAACTGAGGCCGAAGAGAAGATGGACTTCTCTCCGAGCAGTCCCAGTCCCCAGAAGACCTTGCCACTGAGGATTCCAACTGAGGCCAAAGAGAAGATGGACACCTCAACGAGTATCTCTTGTCTTTCCGGGGGCATTAAAGGGAAATCCATCAGCGGCAAGCAGACCTTGCCACTGAGGATTCCACCTGAGGCCCAAAAGATAATGGATACCTCCAGGAGCAGTCCCAGTCCTCAGAAGACCTTGCCACTGAGGAGTCCAACTGAGGCCAAAGAGAAGTTTGATACCTGTCTGCATAACTGTGGTCTTAACTGTTCTCATAACTTTTGTCTTACCCTTGCCATGAGCAAGTTATCCCTCAACGACAAGCACACCTTGCCACTGAGGAATCCACCTGAGGCCCAAAAGAAGATGGATACCTCTACGAGCAGTCCCAGTCCCTAG